One Denticeps clupeoides chromosome 10, fDenClu1.1, whole genome shotgun sequence genomic window carries:
- the LOC114798618 gene encoding transcription elongation factor A protein 2-like → MEQEVKRMAKKLDAMVKKKSTEGALDVLRELKNMKMSLETLQSSRIGMTVNAVRKQSSDEEVQSLAKSLIKTWKKLLDDSKEDEKKDGSPLILPSSSKKPCEPKTPNSPKAHKSTPKITTFPPVPVTSDSVRTKCKELLESALQTGDDYKTIGADCACLAAEIEHFIFHEFKSADLKYKTRLRSRISNLKDQKNPELRRGVLSGAITPERIAKMSAEEMASDELKGIRQALTKESIREHQLSKVGGTETDMFVCGKCKGKNCTYNQVQTRSADEPMTTFVVCNGCGNRWKFC, encoded by the exons ATGGAGCAAGAGGTGAAACGCATGGCCAAAAAGCTGGACGCGATGGTGAAGAAAAAGAGCACG GAAGGCGCCCTTGATGTTCTGCGGGAGCTGAAGAACATGAAGATGTCACTTGAAACACTTCAG TCCTCCCGTATTGGTATGACTGTAAATGCGGTGAGAAAACAGAGTTCAGATGAAGAGGTCCAGAGTCTGGCTAAGTCCCTcataaaaacatggaaaaaactCCTCG ATGATTCTAAAGAAGATGAGAAGAAAGATGGCAGTCCTCTCATTCTCCCTTCATCCTC CAAAAAACCATGTGAACCAAAAACTCCCAACAGCCCTAAAGCCCATAAATCTACACCCAAGATCACCACCTTTCCTCCTGTTCCTGTCACTTCAGATAGTGTCCGAACCAAGTGCAAGGAGCTGCTGGAGTCGGCTTTGCAAACAGGAG ATGATTACAAGACCATTGGAGCAGACTGTGCTTGCTTGGCAGCCGAGATTGAACACT TCATTTTCCATGAGTTTAAATCCGCTGACTTGAAGTATAAGACCAGGCTAAGGAGCCGCATTTCCAACCTCAAGGACCAGAAGAATCCGGAGCTGCGGCGTGGTGTTCTGTCAGGTGCAATCACACCAGAGCGCATTGCTAAGATGAGCGCAgag GAGATGGCCAGCGATGAGCTAAAAGGCATTCGACAGGCACTGACGAAGGAATCAATCAGAGAGCACCAGCTCTCGAAAGTGGGCGGTACGGAAACAGACATGTTTGTCTGCGGGAAATGCAAGGGCAAGAATTGCACTTACAATCAG GTGCAGACCCGCAGTGCGGATGAACCCATGACCACATTTGTCGTGTGTAATGGCTGCGGAAATAGGTGGAAG TTCTGTTAG